The following proteins come from a genomic window of Drosophila sulfurigaster albostrigata strain 15112-1811.04 chromosome X, ASM2355843v2, whole genome shotgun sequence:
- the LOC133848275 gene encoding uncharacterized protein LOC133848275 — MCSHRVARIIFCQLLLLLGLLILSSTVEARWTVRPRHPTTMRTTTAQPVDRHQHVHHWPPLVAPKLPDSQPAEDESIRVIDNFDQRFPDGQHEYRYQLSNGDTRYERTYWLPVGKNWVLARRGYYSVPLPNAKYSTVFYRADHHGYHVDTHTLSEEQPLLPRTLELPHDLAEAAEAAAAKRNSISVPERNETATAKMAIEEGEATRSESSAKVQAKVQKQQRNQLKLKQKEKQTETATATETEMENKTKPSTVAKVDDILATEVEPTAADDDDDDDALVVPDDDDDDDVTESTTTRRGR, encoded by the exons ATGTGTTCGCATCGTGTTGCCAGGATAATTTTCTGccagcttctgctgctgcttggcctCCTCATTCTATCGAGCACTGTTGAGGCACGTTGGACTGTGCGTCCCAGGCATCCCACCACGAtgaggacaacaacagctcaGCCCGTGGATCGCCATCAACATGTGCATCATTGGCCGCCTTTGGTGGCTCCCAAGTTGCCTGATTCGCAGCCAGCTGAGGACGAAAGCATTCGTGTGATCGATAACTTTGATCAGCGTTTCCCAGATGGACAACATGAGTACAG ATATCAGCTAAGCAATGGCGACACTCGCTATGAGCGCACCTATTGGCTGCCCGTGGGCAAGAATTGGGTGCTCGCCCGTCGTGGTTATTATTCGGTGCCATTGCCCAATGCGAAGTACTCGACGGTCTTCTACCGAGCGGATCACCATGGCTACCATGTGGACACAC ACACATTATCCGAGGAGCAACCGCTGTTGCCGCGCACACTGGAGTTGCCCCATGACCTGGCtgaagcagctgaagcagcagcagctaagcGAAATTCAATAAGCGTGCCAGAGCGTAacgagacagcgacagcgaaaaTGGCGATAGAAGAGGGCGAGGCAACCCGAAGCGAAAGCAGTGCCAAAGTTCAAGCTAAAGtccagaagcagcagcgaaat caactgaaactgaaacagaaagagaaacagacagaaacagcgacagcgacagagacagagatggagAACAAAACCAAGCCATCAACTGTGGCCAAAGTCGACGACATTTTGGCAACTGAAGTTGAACCAACTGCGgcggatgatgatgatgatgatgacgctCTTGTTGTTcctgacgatgatgatgatgatgatgtgacGGAAAGCACCACAACAAGAAGAGGGAGGTGA